A single window of Pseudomonas lijiangensis DNA harbors:
- a CDS encoding DUF58 domain-containing protein, with product MIQQLKPLWQRWLVRRIPPAARIKLDHRRIFILPTRTGATFALVVFLMLLVSINYQNSLAYGLTFLLLSVGILAILHTYRNLGGLVLSAGLARSVFVGEPVQLRLRLESAGHAHQALGLGWNAQTLQPGDVTAEGLTEVELTLPAETRGWLRAPRLRVESVFPLGIFRAWSWLDLEQTVLIYPRPIPGAMPLLQGVQPHAQDDGQATRGAGVDDYQGLRSYQPGDNRRRLHWKAYSRGQGLLVKDFTDLSGHELCLDFMALGGDIEERLSRLCYWVLELSQRQQPFALRLPGFLSAVDSSDAHREACLRELALFGNRS from the coding sequence TTGATCCAACAGCTCAAACCGCTCTGGCAGCGCTGGCTGGTGCGACGGATTCCCCCGGCGGCGCGAATCAAGCTGGATCATCGGCGTATTTTCATCCTGCCGACCCGCACCGGCGCGACGTTCGCGCTGGTGGTGTTTCTGATGCTGCTGGTGTCCATCAATTACCAGAACAGCCTGGCTTATGGCCTGACCTTTCTGCTGTTGTCGGTGGGGATACTGGCCATCCTGCATACCTACCGCAATCTTGGCGGGCTGGTGCTCAGTGCCGGTCTGGCGCGTTCGGTGTTTGTCGGTGAGCCGGTGCAGTTGCGCCTGCGTCTGGAAAGTGCCGGCCATGCCCATCAGGCCCTCGGGCTTGGCTGGAATGCGCAAACGTTGCAGCCCGGCGATGTGACTGCCGAAGGCCTGACGGAGGTGGAGCTGACATTGCCTGCCGAAACCCGTGGCTGGCTGCGTGCTCCCCGATTGCGTGTCGAGAGCGTGTTTCCCCTGGGGATTTTCCGGGCCTGGAGCTGGCTGGACCTTGAACAGACCGTATTGATTTATCCCCGTCCTATACCCGGTGCGATGCCGCTGCTTCAGGGCGTGCAACCCCATGCCCAGGACGATGGTCAGGCGACTCGGGGAGCGGGCGTGGATGACTATCAGGGCTTGCGCAGCTATCAGCCCGGCGATAACCGCCGACGTCTGCACTGGAAAGCGTATTCCCGAGGCCAGGGCCTGCTGGTCAAGGACTTCACTGACTTGAGCGGCCATGAGCTGTGCCTGGATTTCATGGCGTTGGGGGGCGATATCGAGGAGCGCCTGTCGCGTCTGTGTTACTGGGTGCTGGAGCTGTCGCAACGTCAGCAGCCCTTTGCCTTGCGCCTGCCGGGTTTCCTGTCGGCGGTGGACAGCAGCGATGCCCATCGCGAGGCCTGTCTGCGCGAGCTGGCACTCTTCGGCAATCGCTCATGA
- a CDS encoding response regulator: protein MSQTSTILVIDDEPQIRKFLRISLVSQGYKVLEAATGIDGLSQAALSKPDLLVLDLGLPDMDGQQVLSEFREWSSVPVLVLSVRASETQKVQALDAGANDYVTKPFGIQEFLARVRALLRQVPVGDKPESALNIGPLTVDLAYRRVLLDGVEVALTRKEYAVLAQLARYPGRVITQQQLLKDIWGPTHTEDSHYLRIVVGHLRQKLADDPAAPRFIVTEAGVGYRLMGG from the coding sequence ATGAGTCAGACCTCGACCATTCTGGTGATCGACGACGAGCCGCAGATTCGCAAGTTTCTGCGCATCAGCCTCGTCTCCCAGGGATACAAAGTGCTTGAGGCGGCCACCGGCATCGACGGCTTGAGCCAGGCCGCCTTGAGCAAGCCGGACCTGCTGGTGCTCGACTTGGGATTGCCGGACATGGACGGCCAGCAGGTCTTGAGCGAGTTTCGTGAGTGGTCGAGCGTGCCGGTGCTGGTGCTGTCGGTCCGCGCCAGCGAAACCCAGAAGGTCCAGGCACTGGATGCCGGTGCCAACGATTACGTGACCAAACCCTTTGGTATTCAGGAGTTTCTGGCGAGGGTCCGGGCATTGCTGCGTCAGGTGCCGGTGGGCGACAAGCCGGAATCGGCACTCAATATCGGCCCGTTGACCGTGGATCTGGCGTATCGGCGTGTGCTGCTGGACGGTGTCGAAGTGGCGCTGACCCGCAAGGAATACGCGGTGCTGGCGCAACTGGCGCGTTATCCGGGGCGGGTCATTACCCAGCAGCAATTGCTCAAGGATATCTGGGGACCGACCCACACCGAAGACAGCCACTATCTGCGGATCGTGGTAGGGCACCTGCGCCAGAAACTGGCCGATGACCCCGCTGCCCCACGCTTTATCGTGACCGAGGCGGGGGTTGGATACCGGTTGATGGGCGGGTGA
- a CDS encoding AAA family ATPase has protein sequence MGRKLDACLSAINEVVLGKEGQVRLAMTCLLGGGHLLIEDLPGMGKTTLSHALARILGLSYQRIQFTSDLLPGDILGTSVFDRDTGQFTFHPGPIFAELVLADEINRATPKSQSALLEAMEEGQVSIEGATRLLPDPFFVIATQNPFSSGGTFALPESQLDRFLMRISMGYPAKAAEKALLLGQSRRELMPRLQPILNHAELGLLQAQARQVRVSDALVDYVLRLVDATRSQPQFAYGLSPRASLAIVSAARAWALLLGRDYVIPEDVQAVLPSVVGHRLRERSDPTGHGGGALVQWLLREVPVL, from the coding sequence ATGGGCAGAAAACTCGATGCATGTCTCAGTGCCATAAACGAAGTGGTGCTGGGCAAGGAAGGGCAGGTGCGTCTGGCAATGACGTGCCTGCTGGGTGGCGGTCATCTGTTGATCGAGGACTTGCCGGGCATGGGCAAGACCACCCTCAGCCATGCTCTGGCCCGGATCCTGGGCTTGAGCTATCAGCGTATCCAGTTCACCTCGGACCTGTTGCCCGGCGATATTCTCGGCACTTCAGTGTTCGACCGCGACACCGGGCAGTTCACCTTTCATCCAGGGCCGATCTTCGCTGAACTGGTGCTGGCCGACGAAATCAACCGGGCGACCCCCAAGAGCCAGAGTGCCTTGCTGGAAGCGATGGAAGAAGGGCAGGTTTCCATCGAGGGCGCGACGCGGCTGTTGCCCGATCCGTTCTTTGTGATCGCGACCCAGAACCCGTTCAGTTCCGGTGGCACCTTTGCCTTGCCCGAGTCGCAACTGGATCGTTTCCTGATGCGCATTTCCATGGGGTATCCCGCCAAGGCGGCTGAAAAAGCCTTGCTGCTGGGGCAATCCCGACGCGAACTGATGCCGCGCCTGCAACCGATACTCAACCATGCCGAACTGGGTCTGTTGCAGGCCCAGGCCCGGCAGGTGAGGGTGAGCGATGCGCTGGTGGATTATGTCTTGCGTCTGGTGGACGCGACCCGGAGCCAGCCGCAGTTCGCCTACGGGCTTTCGCCTCGCGCCAGTCTGGCGATTGTTTCGGCGGCGCGGGCCTGGGCCTTGTTGCTGGGCCGCGATTATGTGATCCCTGAAGATGTGCAGGCGGTGTTGCCGTCCGTGGTGGGTCATCGTCTGCGCGAGCGCAGCGACCCGACCGGTCATGGCGGCGGGGCGCTGGTGCAGTGGCTGCTGCGTGAGGTGCCGGTGCTTTGA
- a CDS encoding sensor histidine kinase encodes MSDSGRADALLADMPRAGRGRLKVFLGAAPGVGKTYAMLQAAHGQLRQGVKVLAGVVETHGRAETEALLGGLPQQPLLRSQYRGVTLEEMDLDGLLRQRPELALVDELAHSNAPGSRHAKRWQDIQELLAAGINVYTTVNVQHLESLNDQVRGITGVQVRETLPDWVLQEAYELVLIDLPPRELLERLRDGKVYVPEQARAAIDAFFTQTNLTALRELAMQTAAAQVDNDLAQGYRQLGQDAPAVRGRLLVCVDGDMHAERLVRHASRVAQRRHLPWTLVHVDNGRPFDEQSRARLQRAQQLAERLGGEVVLLRAGEVARTLIQHAAERRASVVLVGQSQPRLRRRLFGGGVAERLLREAHGLEISVLDSEPLPDQPRVRSSRPEPWFDYFLALIATVLASALAWAVSNVLDLPNISLVFLAAVLLVAIRTSVGPALACSVLSFLAYDFLFMPPSFSLTIQREEDVLTLLFFLLMSALTGNLAARQRRQLEALRDTQEQTSELLDLSRKMTAATDRQAVLSAAEHHLNGWQELQVCLLDRDGQGGWKLSDDIAPLSESERAAADWAWQHDQAAGYGTGTLPSGRWWWWPLSGENGPLALLGVCPRDGQEFTAQRRRLLIALSQPLAQALARARLAEDLEAARLHGETEQLRSALLASVSHDLRTPLTSMRGSIDSLLALGEAISLEDRRELLEGTRDEAERLDRYIQNLLDMTRLGHGALKLARDWVSPGDIVGSALSRLRAVMAPLQVEAQVSAELPLLYVHAALIEQALVNVLENAARFSPLNGRLQVSVTVENGELIFAVSDEGPGIPESERSKIFDMFYTAARGDRGGQGTGLGLAICQGMVGAHGGRVSVGSGIDGQGTCITLHLPLQTQPEAETESLP; translated from the coding sequence ATGAGTGATTCCGGCCGTGCCGATGCCTTGCTAGCCGATATGCCCCGAGCCGGGCGTGGGCGTTTGAAAGTGTTTCTGGGCGCTGCGCCCGGCGTGGGCAAGACCTACGCGATGCTGCAGGCCGCCCATGGTCAGTTGCGACAGGGCGTGAAGGTGCTGGCCGGTGTGGTCGAAACCCATGGTCGCGCAGAAACCGAGGCGTTGCTGGGCGGTTTGCCGCAACAGCCTCTGCTGCGCTCGCAATACCGTGGCGTGACGCTGGAGGAAATGGACCTCGATGGTCTGCTCAGGCAGCGTCCGGAACTGGCGCTGGTGGACGAACTGGCCCACAGCAACGCACCGGGCAGTCGCCACGCCAAACGCTGGCAGGACATTCAGGAACTGCTGGCCGCGGGCATCAATGTCTACACCACCGTCAATGTGCAGCACCTGGAAAGCCTCAACGATCAGGTGCGCGGGATTACCGGTGTGCAGGTCCGCGAAACCCTGCCCGACTGGGTGCTGCAGGAAGCCTATGAACTGGTGCTGATCGACCTGCCGCCCCGTGAGCTGCTGGAGCGTCTGCGCGACGGCAAGGTCTATGTGCCGGAGCAGGCGCGGGCGGCCATCGATGCATTCTTCACCCAGACCAACCTCACGGCCTTGCGTGAGCTGGCGATGCAGACGGCAGCGGCCCAGGTGGATAACGATCTGGCTCAGGGTTACCGCCAGTTGGGGCAGGACGCGCCTGCGGTGCGTGGCCGGTTGCTGGTCTGTGTGGATGGCGACATGCATGCCGAGCGTCTGGTGCGTCATGCCAGCCGTGTTGCCCAGCGTCGGCATCTGCCCTGGACGCTGGTGCATGTCGACAATGGCCGGCCTTTCGACGAACAGTCCCGCGCCCGCTTGCAACGTGCCCAGCAACTGGCCGAGCGGCTGGGCGGGGAAGTGGTGCTGTTGCGTGCAGGCGAAGTGGCCAGAACCCTGATTCAGCATGCGGCTGAGCGCCGGGCCAGCGTGGTTCTGGTTGGCCAGTCGCAACCGCGCCTGCGTCGACGGCTATTCGGCGGCGGGGTTGCCGAGCGTCTGTTGCGTGAAGCCCATGGCCTTGAAATCAGTGTGCTGGACAGCGAGCCATTGCCGGATCAGCCACGGGTTCGCTCGTCCCGCCCTGAGCCGTGGTTCGATTACTTCCTGGCCCTGATTGCCACCGTGCTGGCCAGTGCCCTGGCCTGGGCGGTGTCGAACGTACTGGATCTGCCCAATATCTCGCTGGTATTTCTGGCGGCCGTTCTGCTGGTGGCGATACGCACTAGCGTTGGCCCGGCGCTGGCCTGTTCGGTCTTGTCGTTCCTGGCCTATGACTTTCTGTTCATGCCGCCGAGTTTTTCCCTGACCATCCAGCGCGAAGAAGACGTGCTGACCTTGCTGTTCTTTCTGCTGATGTCTGCCCTGACCGGCAATCTGGCCGCCCGCCAGCGTCGGCAACTGGAAGCCCTGCGCGATACCCAGGAGCAGACCAGCGAATTGCTGGACCTGTCCCGCAAGATGACTGCCGCGACGGATCGTCAGGCCGTGCTCAGCGCCGCCGAACATCATTTGAATGGCTGGCAGGAGCTGCAAGTCTGCCTGCTGGACCGCGACGGGCAGGGCGGCTGGAAACTCAGCGACGATATTGCGCCACTGTCCGAATCGGAGCGTGCGGCGGCAGACTGGGCCTGGCAGCACGATCAGGCGGCGGGCTACGGCACCGGAACCTTGCCGTCCGGGCGCTGGTGGTGGTGGCCATTGTCCGGTGAAAACGGGCCGCTGGCCTTGCTGGGCGTGTGCCCGCGCGATGGTCAGGAATTCACTGCCCAGCGTCGTCGTCTGCTGATTGCCCTCAGCCAGCCACTGGCCCAGGCGCTGGCCCGTGCGCGACTGGCCGAGGATCTGGAAGCCGCGCGCCTGCATGGGGAAACCGAGCAGTTGCGCAGTGCCTTGCTGGCGTCGGTATCTCATGATTTGCGCACGCCCCTGACCTCCATGCGTGGCAGTATCGACAGCCTGCTGGCGCTGGGCGAGGCCATCTCCCTTGAAGACCGTCGTGAACTGCTGGAAGGCACCCGGGATGAGGCCGAGCGTCTGGATCGCTACATTCAAAACCTGCTGGACATGACTCGTCTGGGGCACGGTGCCCTGAAACTGGCGCGGGACTGGGTATCGCCCGGCGATATCGTCGGCAGCGCACTCAGTCGTTTGCGTGCCGTGATGGCGCCGTTGCAGGTCGAGGCTCAGGTATCTGCCGAACTGCCGCTGTTGTATGTGCATGCTGCGCTCATCGAGCAGGCGCTGGTCAATGTGCTGGAAAACGCGGCACGTTTTTCGCCACTCAATGGCCGTCTCCAAGTGTCGGTCACCGTCGAGAACGGCGAACTGATATTTGCTGTCAGCGATGAAGGCCCGGGGATTCCCGAGAGCGAGCGGTCGAAGATTTTCGACATGTTCTACACCGCAGCCCGAGGGGATCGTGGCGGGCAGGGCACGGGGTTGGGCCTGGCAATCTGTCAGGGCATGGTCGGTGCCCACGGCGGGCGAGTCAGCGTGGGAAGCGGCATAGACGGGCAAGGCACCTGCATCACTTTGCACCTGCCGCTGCAAACCCAGCCTGAAGCCGAAACGGAGTCGTTGCCTTGA
- a CDS encoding CHAD domain-containing protein, with amino-acid sequence MSSMVNHLIAEIIALDVKLIACQARVAVSTDSEALHDLRTTVRRLRSVLRPLRELPGAEPLEDAAKALGQLTTPLRDMQVLAGFLAKKGLDEAADKRHEYLDKACPKVARSAELLKLLALLDQFPAMLRMQERQGGLGDLRKVIEKRMDKQWQKLRVAIADPGHDRHDLRLLIKRVRYAAEAYPQLSHQPKKLQARLKAAQSELGNWHDHLQWLAQAGKEADLAPCIAGWQIGIVRAERKAENALERLARDCF; translated from the coding sequence ATGTCGTCGATGGTGAACCATCTGATCGCCGAAATCATTGCGCTGGACGTCAAGTTGATCGCCTGCCAGGCACGTGTGGCGGTATCCACCGACAGTGAGGCGCTGCATGACTTGCGCACCACGGTTCGTCGTCTGCGCAGCGTGTTGCGTCCATTGCGCGAGCTGCCGGGTGCCGAGCCGCTGGAAGACGCCGCCAAGGCCCTTGGCCAGTTGACGACGCCTTTGCGAGACATGCAGGTGCTGGCCGGGTTTCTCGCCAAAAAAGGCCTGGACGAAGCGGCGGACAAGCGCCACGAGTACCTGGACAAGGCCTGCCCGAAAGTGGCGAGGTCCGCCGAGTTGCTCAAGTTACTCGCCTTGCTCGATCAGTTCCCGGCCATGCTGCGCATGCAGGAACGCCAGGGTGGGTTGGGTGATCTGCGCAAGGTCATTGAGAAGCGCATGGACAAGCAATGGCAGAAGCTGCGGGTGGCCATTGCTGATCCGGGTCATGATCGACACGACCTGCGTTTGCTTATCAAGCGTGTGCGCTATGCCGCCGAGGCTTACCCGCAACTCAGTCATCAGCCCAAAAAGCTTCAGGCCAGGCTCAAGGCCGCCCAGAGCGAACTGGGCAACTGGCACGATCATTTGCAATGGTTGGCACAGGCTGGCAAGGAAGCGGATCTGGCGCCCTGCATTGCGGGCTGGCAGATCGGTATCGTGCGGGCCGAGCGCAAGGCCGAGAATGCACTGGAGCGATTGGCCAGGGATTGTTTCTGA
- a CDS encoding patatin-like phospholipase family protein has protein sequence MKKRIALVLGSGGARGYAHIGVIEELERRNYEISCIAGCSMGAVVGGIYAAGKLEQYRKWIESLDYLDVLRLVDVSFRLGAIRGEKVFGHIRDIVGEINIEDLRIPYTAVATDLTNQQEIWFQEGCLHQAMRASAAIPSLFTPVMQGGRMLVDGGLLNPLPIVPVVSSHCDLIVAINLNATNQQQYQLPTIERPPAVKKRVDSLISSLGSRLPFRRKLEAVEGGSSSLKTAAALIENPWLGEESADPLGQQPAAAPLASGAPKSASGSIIIDNVGPASLLDLINQSFEVMQTSLAQYKIAGYPPDILINVPKRVCRFFEFYKAPELIALGREIARDTLDRYESEHGSSQG, from the coding sequence ATGAAAAAACGAATAGCACTGGTGCTGGGCTCCGGCGGCGCTCGTGGTTATGCCCATATCGGCGTGATCGAAGAGCTGGAACGGCGCAATTACGAAATTTCCTGCATTGCAGGCTGCTCGATGGGCGCTGTAGTGGGCGGTATCTATGCCGCTGGCAAACTGGAGCAGTATCGCAAATGGATCGAAAGTCTCGATTACCTGGATGTATTGAGGCTGGTGGACGTGAGTTTCCGGCTGGGGGCAATTCGTGGCGAGAAAGTTTTCGGACACATTCGCGATATCGTCGGCGAGATCAATATCGAAGACCTGCGCATTCCCTACACGGCTGTAGCGACCGACCTCACCAACCAGCAAGAGATATGGTTTCAGGAAGGCTGCCTGCATCAGGCCATGCGCGCCTCGGCGGCGATTCCCAGCCTGTTTACTCCGGTCATGCAGGGTGGCCGGATGCTGGTGGATGGCGGCCTGCTCAACCCGCTGCCTATCGTGCCAGTGGTCTCCAGCCACTGCGATCTGATCGTGGCGATCAACCTCAACGCCACCAATCAGCAGCAGTATCAGCTACCGACGATTGAGCGTCCGCCAGCCGTGAAAAAGCGTGTCGATTCGCTGATCAGTTCACTGGGCTCACGCCTGCCGTTCCGGCGCAAGCTCGAAGCCGTCGAGGGAGGATCAAGCAGCCTGAAAACTGCGGCAGCACTTATCGAAAATCCCTGGCTGGGCGAAGAATCCGCCGACCCGCTGGGCCAGCAACCCGCCGCCGCACCTCTGGCCTCGGGAGCACCGAAATCAGCCAGTGGCTCGATCATTATCGACAATGTGGGGCCTGCTTCATTGCTGGACCTGATCAACCAGAGTTTCGAGGTGATGCAGACCTCGCTGGCACAGTACAAGATCGCCGGTTATCCGCCGGATATCCTGATCAACGTTCCAAAGCGGGTCTGCCGGTTTTTCGAGTTTTACAAGGCGCCGGAGCTGATCGCGCTGGGCCGTGAAATTGCCCGGGATACGCTGGACCGATATGAAAGCGAGCATGGTAGTTCGCAGGGGTAA
- the kdpC gene encoding potassium-transporting ATPase subunit KdpC → MSTVLRPALSLIVLMTVLTGVAYPLAVTGVAQVAFPDQANGSLVYDASGKVQGSELIAQAFSGDEWFQPRPSAGAFATVSSSASNLAPSNPALATRVTEEAAKLAVAGQGAVPLALLTTSGSGLDPHLPPSAVIYQAARVAAARKLPLEQVQALIEANTQRSLIGPPVVNVLDLNRALNQLTSAQRQAQL, encoded by the coding sequence ATGTCCACTGTATTGCGTCCGGCCTTGAGCCTGATTGTGTTGATGACTGTGCTGACCGGTGTGGCTTATCCATTGGCGGTGACGGGTGTGGCTCAGGTGGCTTTCCCCGATCAGGCCAATGGCAGCCTGGTCTACGACGCCAGCGGCAAGGTGCAAGGCTCGGAGCTGATTGCCCAGGCCTTCAGCGGCGATGAATGGTTCCAGCCGCGTCCTTCGGCCGGTGCCTTCGCCACGGTTTCCAGCAGCGCGAGCAACCTGGCACCGAGTAATCCTGCACTGGCAACCCGTGTCACTGAAGAGGCCGCCAAACTGGCCGTTGCAGGGCAGGGCGCGGTGCCGTTGGCCTTGCTGACCACTTCAGGCAGCGGTCTGGACCCGCACCTGCCGCCTTCCGCCGTCATCTATCAGGCTGCACGGGTCGCGGCGGCGCGCAAGTTGCCGCTGGAGCAGGTTCAGGCCTTGATCGAGGCCAATACCCAGCGATCCCTGATTGGCCCGCCCGTGGTTAATGTGCTGGACTTGAATCGTGCCCTGAATCAGTTAACGTCTGCGCAACGCCAGGCACAACTTTGA
- a CDS encoding transglutaminase TgpA family protein, which produces MNNVSLGQPVPRPGLIWLLLAQALVILPFITHLPVSIILLWLGCMTWRVQVMRMRACMPGNWVKSGLLVGTAGGVYLARGSLVGLDAGAALLIAAFVLKMLEMQTRRDALVLIFLGFFCVVVGYLFEDNLLWALLSLLPIAALLASLIGLQQSDLASKPVNSLKLSFKLIAQAVPLMLLLFLFFPRLDPLWALPQPSNKGVTGLSDSMSPGDLTELSKSPALVFRASFEGPVPARNQLYWRSLTLEQFDGRRWSQSLRAQTVQVPQWQKRGDAIAYSIVMEPSGRPWLPILDVGETTLAEVRQMSDFRLQRRRPVDQSMMFAVTSWPQAVRDAQLTENIQRQDLQLPAKGNDQARQWARDLSRRYPKPDALVEAMQRYFREQPFHYTLKPTTLGIDSIDDFLFVSRQGFCGHYAGAMTFVLRAAGIPARVVAGYQGGELNPDGQYLTVRQFDAHAWVEYWQPDAGWRSVDPTAAVAPERIEQGLEQALAADEAFLQDSPMSALRYRDVAWLNSLRLSWDSLNYGWQRWVLGYQGQQQLQVLGRWFSGFQVPVFVGGVLSVLALIALWLFKPWQRESDSQLRLFMAFERLLARHGLRRMPGEGAEAFCSRAVLFFPRHADVIEAFVQEFQAQRYGASGASVSELRRCLKELRRRLPWRLAPLKGSHS; this is translated from the coding sequence ATGAACAACGTCAGCCTCGGACAACCCGTCCCGCGTCCAGGCCTGATCTGGCTGTTGCTGGCCCAGGCTCTGGTCATCCTGCCGTTCATCACCCATTTGCCGGTATCCATCATCCTGCTGTGGCTGGGATGCATGACCTGGCGCGTGCAAGTCATGCGCATGCGGGCCTGCATGCCGGGGAACTGGGTCAAGTCCGGGCTGCTGGTGGGGACGGCCGGTGGTGTGTATCTGGCGCGAGGCAGTCTGGTGGGGCTCGATGCCGGAGCCGCGCTGCTGATCGCCGCCTTTGTGCTTAAAATGCTGGAGATGCAGACCCGGCGCGATGCGTTGGTGCTGATCTTTTTGGGATTCTTTTGTGTGGTGGTGGGTTATCTGTTCGAGGACAACCTGCTCTGGGCGCTATTGAGCCTGTTGCCGATTGCGGCCTTGCTGGCGTCTCTGATCGGTCTGCAACAGTCTGATCTGGCCAGCAAACCCGTCAACAGCCTGAAGCTGAGCTTCAAACTCATCGCCCAGGCCGTGCCGCTGATGTTGCTGCTGTTTCTGTTCTTTCCGCGTCTCGATCCGCTATGGGCGCTGCCGCAGCCGAGCAACAAGGGCGTGACCGGCCTGTCCGACAGCATGTCGCCGGGTGACCTGACGGAATTGAGCAAATCGCCAGCCCTGGTGTTTCGCGCCAGCTTCGAGGGGCCGGTCCCGGCGCGTAATCAGTTGTACTGGCGCAGCCTGACCCTTGAGCAGTTCGATGGGCGTCGCTGGTCGCAATCGTTGCGTGCCCAGACGGTGCAGGTGCCGCAGTGGCAAAAGCGCGGGGATGCAATCGCCTACAGCATTGTCATGGAGCCCAGTGGGCGTCCGTGGCTGCCGATTCTCGATGTCGGTGAAACGACTCTGGCCGAGGTGCGCCAGATGAGCGATTTCCGTTTGCAGCGCAGGCGGCCTGTGGATCAGTCCATGATGTTCGCCGTGACTTCATGGCCACAGGCGGTTCGTGATGCACAACTGACCGAGAACATTCAGCGCCAGGACCTGCAATTGCCTGCCAAGGGCAATGATCAGGCTCGGCAATGGGCCAGGGACCTGTCGCGCCGCTATCCAAAACCCGATGCGCTGGTGGAGGCCATGCAGCGGTATTTTCGCGAGCAGCCGTTTCATTACACCCTCAAGCCTACGACGCTGGGGATCGACAGCATCGATGATTTCCTGTTTGTCAGCAGGCAGGGTTTCTGTGGCCATTACGCCGGAGCCATGACGTTCGTGTTGCGGGCGGCGGGGATTCCGGCGCGGGTGGTGGCGGGTTATCAGGGCGGCGAGTTGAATCCGGACGGCCAGTACCTGACCGTGCGCCAGTTCGACGCCCACGCCTGGGTCGAATACTGGCAGCCGGACGCTGGCTGGCGCAGTGTCGACCCGACGGCTGCCGTGGCGCCCGAGCGTATCGAGCAGGGCCTGGAACAGGCATTGGCCGCCGATGAGGCATTCCTGCAGGATTCACCCATGTCGGCGTTGCGTTACCGGGACGTGGCCTGGCTCAATTCGCTGCGCCTGAGCTGGGACAGCCTCAATTACGGCTGGCAGCGCTGGGTGCTGGGCTATCAGGGCCAGCAGCAGTTGCAGGTGCTGGGCCGCTGGTTCTCGGGTTTTCAGGTGCCGGTTTTCGTGGGGGGTGTCCTGAGCGTTCTGGCACTGATAGCCTTGTGGCTGTTCAAACCCTGGCAGAGGGAAAGTGATTCGCAGCTTCGCCTGTTCATGGCCTTCGAGCGTCTGCTGGCGCGACATGGGCTGCGGCGCATGCCGGGTGAGGGCGCCGAAGCCTTTTGCAGCCGCGCCGTGCTGTTTTTTCCGCGCCATGCCGATGTCATCGAAGCCTTTGTTCAGGAATTCCAGGCCCAGCGCTATGGCGCAAGTGGAGCTTCGGTGAGCGAGTTGCGCCGCTGCCTCAAAGAGCTGCGCCGTCGTTTGCCATGGCGCCTGGCGCCCTTGAAGGGCAGTCATTCATAA